Within Leishmania infantum JPCM5 genome chromosome 35, the genomic segment CATACAGGTCTTGTTTCGCTCGCTTGTCGtgaccccaccccctccgtTTTCATCCTCCTTCTCCTGACTTGTCGCCGAGATGAGTGTGGGGTGCGAGGTGGGAACAAGTATGCAGAAAGGGTATCGCCGATGCTGTGGCAGgatatctttttttttgcgttaCTGCCGCTCCTCGGTCAATCGGTGCGCTACATCCTTCCATGTCGCTCTCACTCCTTGTCCTTGTTGAGCGCTTTCTTGCACCTCGTCTTTCGCACTCTTCACCTGCTGCAATCCTTCGACTTCTGCGTGTGCATCTCTCTGCTTGCTTTCTCCACTCCTTATTCTTCGCTTCCTtgtgtgctgcggctgccccaACTCGTGTTTGCCAAACCGCCTGTCAATATGCGCGTCTGTGCATGTGCCTGTGCTCCTGATGCGTGCACTCAAACGCAATtcgcacaaacacaaaacCGCTCCATTTCTTGCTATCTGCTCACAACGCATTCTCCTTTCAAAATCACCGCATCACGCACAccggcgcgcgtgtgcagcttCGAGTATTCTCCCGCTCTCATTTTCGCCGCCTATTCATTTCACCCAATCCAACAAATCGCCTTCTACTTTCACGCGCTCGACTTTTccttccaccccctccccgtgtAAACCATGGCCACCACGTACGAGGAGTTTTCGGCGAAGCTGGACCGCCTGGATGAGGAGTTCAACAGGAAGATGCAGGAGCAGAACGCCAAGTTCTTTGCGGACAAGCCGGATGAGTCGACGCTGTCGCCCGAGATGAAGGAGCACTACGAGAAGTTCGAGCGCATGATCAAGGAACACACAGAGAAGTTCAACAAGAAGATGCACGAGCACTCGGAGCACTTCAAGCAGAAGTTCGCcgagctgctcgagcagcagaaggCTGCGCAGTACCCGTCCAAGTAAGTCGGACAGCCAAGCTGCTTGATTTCATAGAAACAGGAAGATGgccaaggaggagaagagtgCAGACATACTTGGGTAGCGTGCAGTTAGACGtgcggagagggcgagacTGAGGAACTGGAAAGGAAGGCAGACACGTAGGAGGAGATGCGCTGTCGGGGTAGGTGTGTAGATGATAGGAGCTTGGATTGCGCCGCTTGTATGCCGTGAATGGCCGGCATGATAGCATCCTGGAGATCATCCGTTCGTAACTCACCTTCCCCGCCCTCGTCATCTATCACCTCATTTTATTCGTTTCGCGTGCCTCGTCGTGTTCCAGGATTTTTCCCCTAACCTCTTCTTTCCGTCATGCCTCTTTCTGCTTCGCTGACCCCGTATCCACCATACCCACCTTGCTCTccgcccctccttccctccttgCGACTTCTTTCCTCCCCTTCACCCGCCTTCATTTTATTTTTATTCTGTTTTCCTTTCGTTTCTTCCTtctgcctttttttcttgtacGCCTTTCGTCTTTCGCATTgatctcttctctcttctctcctcctccttttttggTATGTTCGTTACACCGCTTGCGTGTATGTAatcttcgtttttttttcttgatTTTCTTTTGTTTCTTCGTCTCTATGTTCTGGAGGTCTAAGaacgaaaggaaaaagaagataCACCcacctccacacacacagcctACAGGCCCCTAAGGCGCGTTTTCCCTTCCGTAGAAACGAGCGacgatagagagagaaaggtgagggggagaggacTACTCAAATACCCACTCTGTTGTTTCATGGAcgcttctctcttcacgTCTCGTTCTCTCGCGCACCGGGAGTGGTCGACAGGGTCTAGGTTGCATGCAGGCACGCAACAGATtgttctctcccctcccctcccttcccctcccctcctccttcctttcctccttcccctctctgcACTCGGCCCTCGAAGATCTCAAGAGCTAGAGACAGGGAAACGCGTTgtagggggaaggggagacTTCACTGGCAAAGGGTTCCTTCTACTGTGTGGTGCATCCATCCGGGGTGGCCACTGTGCAATGCCCCGCTTCCGCATTACCGCCCGTGGTGCTTTTCTTGTTTCAAAAAGCCTATGCTCTTTCCCTACGTTGCTGGCGCCATCAGTAgtagccgccaccgctctgGTCCTGATCCTTTCCCACTGCGTCTGccattctctctctctgcccctctgtctctttcACGGCGCTGTGCTTACACTTGCCCACGCTGGGTATATgtccgcgtgcgcgtgtgtgaccCTCATAGCGCTTTTTGTTTCGCGTCCCTTTTGGGAGAGCCGATTCGTTTTAATAGTGGTGCCGGCTTCTGTTCACCGGGGTAGGCGCGTCCCTCTTTCCGCGCTTGACGGCAATTCCAGAGAAGCTGCAGCCTTTATTGTCTTTTTGTTGAGTGGGCTGCACCTGAAAGGCGTTGgaccacacgcgcaccgaTACAAAGCCACGCATACACGTCTAGGCTGCACCTACAGCGAGTCTTCACTCTCCATTGTACCAATGCTGCGAACTAGCCGCTCCTTTCGATTCCGCATGAAGTGCGGGTGCATGTACGTCGACTACAAGATCATGTCTCGCAACCATCGCCGCTCGATTCGCGTAGAGGATGCCCTAGTCGACCCCCTCTTGCCCACCACGGTAGTGCCACTGCATTGGTTGGAGCAGCTTCGGTGCCCATCAACGCGCCTTCTCACGGGCTACcacacggaggaggcggtgtaTGCAAAGCCGAACTACGGCGATCGTGTGAGTCGCACTCCTGCGTTGTTGTCTTCGTCCGATGCGGCTGCCAAGACGGCAGACAACGGCGCTCACGCCAACGCGATCCGGGCGGGCCCAGTGGTGCTCTACATCACTGGACAGAGCATCCCCGTAGTTTTGAACCCTCTTTTTGTGCAGCCGGATGAGTGGGGTCTCACTCAATCGGACGGTGAATGGGACCTTCGAATAGGAATGGATGCCATTGAGCAGTGCTCCCTGTACGCCGAGCTCCGTCCGGGTGGGCTGCTGT encodes:
- the KMP11-2 gene encoding kinetoplastid membrane protein-11, encoding MATTYEEFSAKLDRLDEEFNRKMQEQNAKFFADKPDESTLSPEMKEHYEKFERMIKEHTEKFNKKMHEHSEHFKQKFAELLEQQKAAQYPSK